In Chryseobacterium turcicum, a single window of DNA contains:
- a CDS encoding 3-hydroxyacyl-CoA dehydrogenase NAD-binding domain-containing protein, with protein MNVGIIGAGTMGIGIAQVAATNGCKVWVYDANAKQVETATVGLEKTLTKLVDKQKISSEKMTEILANISIATELKDFKDCELIIEAIIENKEIKTKVFTELEKYVSENCVIASNTSSISITSLGAELQKPERFIGIHFFNPAPLMPLVEVIPSLLTEKSLAEKIYSLMKDWGKTPVIAKDIPGFIVNRIARPYYGEGLRIVEENIATLEQVDDAMKTLGNFKMGPFELMDLIGVDVNFSVTKTVYNEYFYDPKYKPSLLQQRMSEAKLHGRKTGKGFYDYSEGAVKPEPKKDDALYQQIFLRIISMLINEAVEAKRLGIASDEDLELAMQKGVNYPKGLLAWGKEIGYAKISETLQNLYEEYQEERYRQSPLLRKLN; from the coding sequence ATGAATGTAGGAATTATCGGTGCCGGAACAATGGGAATCGGCATTGCACAAGTAGCCGCAACGAACGGATGCAAAGTTTGGGTCTATGATGCCAACGCAAAACAAGTAGAAACGGCAACCGTAGGTTTGGAAAAAACATTGACCAAATTGGTTGATAAACAAAAAATTTCGTCTGAGAAAATGACTGAAATTTTAGCTAATATTTCCATTGCTACAGAATTGAAAGACTTCAAAGATTGCGAATTAATCATTGAAGCCATCATTGAAAATAAAGAAATTAAAACTAAAGTTTTCACAGAATTAGAGAAATATGTTTCAGAAAATTGTGTGATTGCTTCCAATACATCTTCTATTTCTATCACCTCTCTTGGTGCAGAATTACAAAAACCAGAGCGTTTCATCGGAATTCATTTTTTCAATCCGGCTCCTTTAATGCCTTTGGTTGAGGTTATTCCATCTTTACTTACCGAAAAATCTTTAGCGGAAAAAATCTACAGTCTGATGAAAGATTGGGGGAAAACTCCTGTGATTGCGAAAGATATTCCTGGGTTTATTGTTAACAGAATCGCTCGTCCTTATTACGGTGAAGGTCTGAGGATTGTTGAGGAAAACATCGCAACTTTAGAACAAGTTGATGATGCAATGAAAACATTAGGAAACTTCAAAATGGGACCTTTTGAATTAATGGATTTAATTGGTGTTGATGTTAATTTCTCAGTAACAAAAACGGTTTATAACGAATATTTCTACGACCCGAAATACAAACCGTCTCTTCTTCAGCAAAGAATGTCTGAAGCAAAACTTCACGGCAGAAAAACGGGGAAAGGTTTTTACGATTATTCTGAAGGAGCTGTAAAACCAGAACCTAAAAAAGATGATGCGCTTTATCAACAAATATTTTTGAGAATTATATCAATGCTAATCAACGAAGCTGTTGAAGCTAAAAGATTAGGTATTGCAAGCGATGAAGATTTAGAGTTGGCAATGCAGAAAGGTGTTAATTATCCAAAAGGATTATTGGCTTGGGGAAAAGAAATAGGATATGCAAAAATCTCCGAAACCCTACAAAATCTCTATGAAGAATATCAGGAAGAAAGATACAGACAAAGCCCGTTGCTTCGTAAGCTGAATTAG
- a CDS encoding phenylacetate--CoA ligase family protein — protein sequence MDFSVEYLELNQLRQLQSERLVNLVSYLEQKSDFYKRKFEELEISTDVIRTIEDITKLPITYKQDLRDNYPFGLFTVPKNELQRIHCSSGTTGKPTVVGYTKEDVDLFSEVVARSLNAAGAKPGMQLHNAYGYGIFTGGLGLHYGAEKLGMSVLPISGGMTTRQVDLIIDFKPEVICCSPSYALTIADEFAKRGISADEISLKYAVLGSEPWTEIIRHHIEERLGVHATNIYGLSEIIGPGVSMEDFEEKGGAYIWEDHFYPEILDPITKQPVPFGEEGVLVITTLTKKAMPLLRYWTNDITSLFYDENSKRTMVKMKPILGRADDMLIVRGVNVYPSQIEEAFSHVEGVVPNYYLTPIEKEQMCVALDIDVEIDDELIASKKLNQNTDDYAIFVGNFGKSIENEIKKRVGITTKVKIHAQDSLPKCEGGKINRILKTK from the coding sequence ATGGATTTTTCAGTTGAATATTTAGAGCTCAACCAATTGAGACAGCTCCAATCGGAAAGATTGGTGAATTTGGTGAGCTATTTAGAGCAGAAGTCAGATTTTTATAAAAGAAAATTTGAAGAATTAGAAATATCAACTGACGTAATAAGGACAATTGAAGATATTACGAAACTTCCGATTACTTACAAGCAGGATTTAAGAGACAATTATCCGTTCGGATTATTTACCGTTCCCAAAAATGAATTGCAAAGAATTCATTGTTCAAGTGGAACAACAGGAAAACCAACGGTTGTAGGATATACAAAAGAAGACGTTGATTTATTCAGCGAAGTGGTTGCAAGATCTTTAAATGCAGCCGGAGCAAAACCTGGAATGCAGTTACACAACGCTTATGGTTACGGAATTTTTACCGGTGGATTAGGACTTCATTACGGTGCTGAAAAATTAGGAATGAGCGTTCTTCCGATTTCTGGAGGAATGACGACAAGACAGGTCGATTTAATTATAGACTTTAAACCGGAAGTGATTTGTTGCTCGCCATCTTATGCATTAACAATCGCTGATGAATTTGCAAAAAGAGGGATCTCGGCAGATGAAATTAGTTTAAAATATGCTGTTTTAGGTTCAGAACCTTGGACGGAGATTATCAGACATCACATCGAAGAAAGATTGGGCGTTCATGCAACCAATATTTATGGGTTAAGTGAAATCATAGGTCCTGGAGTTTCAATGGAAGATTTTGAGGAAAAAGGAGGAGCTTATATTTGGGAAGATCATTTTTATCCTGAAATTTTAGATCCCATTACAAAACAACCCGTTCCATTTGGAGAAGAAGGTGTTTTGGTAATTACGACTTTGACAAAAAAAGCAATGCCGCTTTTACGATATTGGACGAATGATATCACAAGTCTTTTTTATGACGAAAACTCGAAAAGAACAATGGTTAAAATGAAACCCATTCTTGGAAGAGCTGATGATATGTTGATTGTAAGAGGGGTAAATGTATATCCGAGTCAGATTGAAGAAGCATTTTCTCATGTGGAAGGGGTCGTTCCTAATTATTATTTAACACCGATTGAGAAAGAACAAATGTGTGTTGCTTTGGATATTGATGTTGAAATTGATGACGAATTAATTGCTTCAAAAAAATTAAATCAAAATACCGATGATTATGCTATTTTTGTCGGAAACTTTGGCAAAAGCATCGAAAACGAAATAAAAAAACGAGTAGGAATCACCACGAAAGTGAAAATTCATGCTCAAGACAGTCTTCCAAAATGCGAAGGTGGAAAAATTAATAGAATACTAAAAACAAAATGA
- a CDS encoding enoyl-CoA hydratase/isomerase family protein gives MYTQLDIESHFDGKLKIAYLNQPETMNALTKPSLSDLRDFVKECSDDPTVRCVAISGRGRAFCSGQNLDDAFVQGSEHHDNDIIRRIVTDYYNPLVMEITRCKKPVVALVNGPAVGAGAMLALICDFVLANNKAYFSQAFSNIGLIPDTGGTYFLPKLLGRQLANYLAFTGKKLSAEESKSYGLVAEVFSEEEFNSKSLEILEKVSNMPTVGLKLTKKAFANSYNNTLKEQLELEGDLQQEAAETEDFKEGVSAFLEKRKPEYKGK, from the coding sequence ATGTACACACAACTTGATATTGAATCACACTTTGACGGAAAGCTTAAAATCGCTTACCTGAATCAACCGGAAACAATGAATGCATTGACAAAACCCTCTTTATCAGATTTAAGAGATTTTGTTAAAGAATGTAGTGATGACCCTACAGTAAGATGTGTGGCAATTTCGGGTAGAGGAAGAGCTTTTTGTTCTGGTCAGAATTTGGATGATGCATTTGTTCAAGGTAGTGAGCATCATGATAACGATATTATCAGAAGAATTGTAACAGATTATTATAATCCTTTGGTAATGGAAATTACACGTTGCAAAAAACCTGTCGTTGCATTAGTAAATGGTCCTGCAGTAGGAGCGGGTGCTATGTTGGCGTTAATTTGTGACTTTGTTTTAGCCAATAATAAAGCCTATTTTTCTCAGGCATTTTCAAATATCGGATTAATTCCTGATACGGGAGGAACTTATTTCTTGCCAAAATTATTGGGAAGACAACTGGCCAATTATTTAGCATTTACAGGAAAAAAATTATCGGCAGAAGAATCAAAATCTTATGGTTTGGTAGCTGAAGTTTTTTCTGAAGAAGAATTCAATTCAAAATCATTAGAAATTTTAGAAAAAGTTTCAAATATGCCAACTGTTGGTTTAAAATTAACCAAAAAAGCTTTCGCTAATTCTTATAACAACACCTTAAAAGAACAGTTGGAATTAGAAGGTGATTTACAGCAGGAAGCAGCAGAAACAGAAGATTTTAAAGAAGGAGTAAGTGCCTTTTTAGAAAAAAGAAAACCTGAATATAAAGGAAAATAA
- the paaA gene encoding 1,2-phenylacetyl-CoA epoxidase subunit PaaA, translating into MDLEKFVQYVHDENKVEPKDVMPDDYRKLLVRQISQHAHSEIVGMLPEANWVSRAPSLRRKMALLAKVQDEAGHGLYLYSATETLGNGTIRADRDATYDDMLEGKAKYSSIFNYPTLSWADIGAIGWLVDGAAIMNQVMLMGNSYGPYSRAMVKICKEESFHQRQGYEILMALCRGTKQQKEMAQASLNRFWWPALMMFGPNDDSSPNSKISMNYRVKRESNDSLRQRFIDVTVSQAEFLGLTMPDKDLKWNEERQHYDFGELPWDEFMEILKGNGPCNKKRLQTKVKAQQENLWVKEAAIAFAEKQQQEVI; encoded by the coding sequence ATGGATTTAGAAAAATTTGTACAATATGTACACGACGAAAATAAAGTAGAACCAAAAGATGTAATGCCCGATGATTACAGAAAACTATTGGTTCGTCAGATTTCACAGCACGCACATTCTGAAATTGTCGGGATGTTGCCTGAAGCCAATTGGGTTTCAAGAGCGCCTTCATTGAGAAGAAAAATGGCTCTTTTGGCTAAAGTTCAGGATGAAGCAGGCCACGGTTTATACTTGTATTCTGCAACTGAAACTTTAGGAAACGGAACAATTAGAGCTGATAGAGACGCAACTTATGACGATATGTTGGAAGGAAAGGCGAAATATTCAAGTATTTTCAACTATCCGACGTTGAGTTGGGCAGATATTGGAGCAATCGGATGGTTGGTTGATGGTGCTGCGATTATGAACCAGGTAATGTTGATGGGGAATTCTTATGGTCCTTATTCAAGAGCGATGGTAAAAATCTGTAAAGAAGAATCTTTCCACCAAAGACAAGGGTATGAGATTTTAATGGCGCTTTGCCGTGGAACAAAACAGCAAAAAGAAATGGCTCAGGCTTCGTTAAATCGTTTCTGGTGGCCAGCTTTAATGATGTTTGGTCCAAATGACGACAGTTCTCCAAACTCTAAAATCTCTATGAATTACAGAGTAAAAAGAGAAAGTAACGACAGTCTTCGTCAAAGATTTATCGACGTTACGGTTTCTCAGGCTGAATTCTTAGGATTAACCATGCCCGATAAAGACTTGAAATGGAATGAGGAAAGACAACATTACGATTTCGGTGAACTTCCTTGGGATGAATTCATGGAAATCTTAAAAGGAAATGGTCCTTGTAACAAAAAAAGATTACAGACAAAAGTAAAAGCGCAGCAGGAAAACCTTTGGGTAAAAGAAGCGGCGATAGCTTTTGCAGAAAAACAACAACAAGAAGTAATATAA
- the paaD gene encoding 1,2-phenylacetyl-CoA epoxidase subunit PaaD, translating to MKNPLEILELVPDPEIPVINIVELGIVREAKVTSENSCEVTITPTYSACPAMFTIEEDIMKIMKENGWDAKVVTKMFPIWTTDWLTDEAREKLRVYGISPPEKGADEHHIGKPKKCPRCGSMNSKQISRFGSTLCKASYQCLDCLEPFDYFKCH from the coding sequence ATGAAAAATCCTTTAGAAATATTAGAATTAGTTCCCGATCCGGAAATTCCGGTCATCAATATTGTGGAATTGGGTATTGTAAGAGAAGCAAAAGTTACGAGCGAAAATTCTTGTGAAGTAACGATTACGCCGACTTATTCTGCCTGCCCCGCTATGTTTACCATTGAGGAAGACATCATGAAAATCATGAAAGAAAATGGGTGGGATGCGAAAGTAGTCACCAAAATGTTTCCGATTTGGACGACAGATTGGTTGACAGATGAAGCGAGAGAAAAACTTCGTGTTTACGGAATTTCACCTCCCGAAAAAGGAGCCGACGAACATCACATTGGGAAACCGAAAAAATGTCCGCGTTGTGGTTCTATGAATTCAAAACAGATTAGCAGATTCGGGTCTACTTTATGTAAGGCTTCGTATCAATGTTTAGACTGTTTAGAGCCATTTGATTATTTTAAATGTCATTAA
- a CDS encoding helix-turn-helix domain-containing protein, whose amino-acid sequence MENQVVEVFNNVSEYNKMLKHETLHPMVSVVDFSKSDPICQHIRQFGFYTVFLKDVMCGDIQYGKHSYDYQEGTLVFIAPGQTYGIYNADAYIQPAGFALIFHPDLIKGTNLGKNIKDYNFFSYDVHEALHLSEKERETILECFKNIKFELEQSIDKHSKSLIVNNIELFLNYCMRFYDRQFITRDHVNQNFIGKFEKSLDDYLKSDKPKNLGFPMVNYFAEQLNLSANYFGDLIKKELGISAQEYIHNKLIDVAKDQIFDSSKSISEISYDLGFKYPQHFTRLFKSKVGVSPSIFKSLN is encoded by the coding sequence ATGGAAAATCAAGTGGTTGAGGTTTTTAATAATGTTTCAGAATATAATAAAATGCTGAAACATGAAACGCTGCACCCGATGGTAAGTGTAGTTGATTTTTCGAAGTCAGATCCTATTTGTCAGCATATAAGGCAGTTTGGTTTCTATACCGTTTTTCTGAAAGATGTGATGTGCGGCGACATACAATACGGAAAACACAGCTATGATTATCAGGAAGGAACTTTGGTTTTTATTGCTCCGGGACAGACTTACGGAATTTATAATGCAGATGCTTACATTCAGCCTGCAGGTTTTGCCTTGATTTTTCACCCTGATTTAATTAAAGGAACCAATTTGGGTAAAAACATCAAAGATTATAATTTCTTTTCTTACGATGTTCATGAAGCATTACACCTTTCAGAAAAAGAAAGAGAGACTATTCTTGAATGTTTTAAAAACATCAAATTCGAACTTGAACAATCCATCGATAAACACAGCAAATCATTAATTGTAAACAATATTGAATTGTTTCTGAATTACTGTATGCGTTTCTACGACCGTCAGTTTATCACGAGAGATCACGTTAATCAGAATTTTATAGGAAAGTTTGAAAAATCCTTAGATGATTATTTAAAATCAGATAAACCTAAGAATTTAGGGTTTCCTATGGTCAATTATTTTGCTGAGCAACTCAATCTTTCTGCCAATTATTTTGGTGATCTTATTAAAAAAGAACTTGGGATTTCTGCCCAGGAATATATTCATAATAAACTGATTGATGTCGCCAAAGATCAGATTTTTGACTCTTCAAAATCCATCAGTGAAATTTCTTATGATTTAGGTTTTAAATATCCACAGCACTTTACAAGATTATTCAAAAGCAAGGTGGGAGTTTCTCCAAGTATATTTAAATCTCTAAACTAA
- the paaB gene encoding 1,2-phenylacetyl-CoA epoxidase subunit PaaB: MANLDMWEVFIQTKPGLSHKHVGIVQAPTAEMALQNARDVYTRRKEGTSVWVVPSKYIVTSEGVDKEAFFDPADDKLYRHPTFYDIPNDVKNM; this comes from the coding sequence ATGGCAAATTTAGATATGTGGGAAGTGTTTATTCAGACTAAACCGGGATTATCTCACAAACACGTTGGAATTGTACAGGCTCCAACAGCAGAAATGGCTTTGCAGAATGCAAGAGACGTTTATACAAGAAGAAAAGAAGGAACTTCTGTTTGGGTTGTTCCAAGTAAATATATTGTGACTTCAGAAGGAGTGGATAAAGAAGCTTTCTTCGACCCGGCTGATGACAAATTGTATCGTCACCCGACGTTCTACGATATTCCTAATGATGTAAAAAATATGTAA
- the paaI gene encoding hydroxyphenylacetyl-CoA thioesterase PaaI, translated as MNPRQVVDYMMEKDYFSQFLGIKIIDIKENYSLIEMEITKQMLNGLKTVHGGVTFAFADSAFAFSSNNDGNAAVALSVTINFTKAGREGDIFRAESILVNDTRKTAIYDIKITNQNNEQVAKFVGTVYKIGKKVTEL; from the coding sequence ATGAATCCAAGACAGGTTGTAGATTATATGATGGAGAAAGATTATTTCTCCCAATTTTTAGGAATAAAAATCATCGACATCAAAGAAAATTATTCTTTAATCGAGATGGAAATCACCAAACAGATGCTCAACGGATTAAAAACGGTTCATGGAGGAGTAACTTTTGCTTTTGCAGATTCAGCATTTGCTTTTTCATCAAACAATGACGGAAATGCTGCCGTTGCGTTAAGCGTAACCATCAATTTTACTAAAGCCGGAAGAGAAGGTGATATTTTCAGAGCAGAAAGCATTTTGGTAAATGATACCAGAAAAACTGCGATTTATGACATTAAAATCACCAATCAAAATAACGAACAAGTTGCGAAATTTGTAGGTACAGTTTATAAAATAGGAAAAAAAGTAACAGAATTATAA
- the paaC gene encoding 1,2-phenylacetyl-CoA epoxidase subunit PaaC, whose product MNPLYNYLLKLADDSFIMGQRLSAWCGEGPYLEEDIALTNIALDELGQANNFYVYASRVIDNGKSEDDLAFLRYEHEYVNAHWTELPNEDYAQTILKVYVFAVYQKLMYEALSNSANEELSALAQKSLKEVRYHYTHAASWMKIFAQGTEESKARLVKSLDNIWEYTKGLFAKTEGEDDLVALNIAPNTDVLYEDFLAITQKDFADFGLEYPANPFMQPKSRTGYHTEYFGFMLCELQYMQRAYPGCTW is encoded by the coding sequence ATGAACCCATTATATAATTATTTATTAAAACTAGCAGACGACAGTTTCATTATGGGACAGCGTTTGTCTGCGTGGTGCGGTGAAGGTCCTTATTTGGAGGAAGATATTGCATTAACGAACATCGCTTTGGATGAACTTGGACAGGCGAATAATTTTTACGTTTACGCTTCAAGAGTGATTGATAACGGTAAAAGTGAAGATGATTTAGCATTTTTAAGATACGAGCACGAGTATGTAAACGCACACTGGACAGAACTTCCAAACGAAGATTATGCTCAGACGATTTTAAAAGTATATGTTTTCGCAGTATATCAGAAATTAATGTACGAAGCATTATCAAATTCTGCGAATGAAGAGCTTTCTGCACTTGCTCAGAAATCTTTGAAAGAAGTGAGATACCACTATACTCACGCTGCATCTTGGATGAAAATTTTCGCTCAGGGAACAGAAGAAAGTAAAGCACGTTTGGTAAAATCTCTAGACAATATCTGGGAATACACCAAAGGTTTATTTGCAAAAACAGAAGGAGAAGATGATTTAGTAGCTTTAAATATCGCTCCCAATACAGATGTTCTTTACGAAGATTTTCTTGCCATTACACAGAAAGATTTTGCAGATTTCGGTTTAGAATATCCAGCAAACCCTTTCATGCAACCAAAATCAAGAACAGGTTATCACACCGAATATTTCGGATTTATGCTTTGTGAATTGCAGTATATGCAGAGAGCGTATCCTGGTTGTACTTGGTAA
- a CDS encoding 2Fe-2S iron-sulfur cluster-binding protein: MNSFYKLKTVRVQKDTTDAVNVAVEIPDELKDKFRFKQGQYLNFKMMIDGNEERRSYSICNAPSEKSNTLEVLVKLLENGKVSGYFNEHLHMDEILEVMPPMGGFNTSYHPTNVKTYVGLAAGSGISPVLSNIKESLYQEPNSNAYLFYSNRSMSQVMKKAEIDKLVETFNGRLKVVYLVSREAHADPIFEGRISPEKLDHLFERYADIDVKESTFFICGPSEMIKGIADYLKKDKKVPAIQVLFEYFSAPDEEDTAEMSDEFKAIANIESMVTVIIDDDEYSFHLNSKKESILDKALKDNLPVPFACKGGVCCTCKAEVLEGEVFMEKNYALTEEEVARGFVLTCQCHPTTNVVMLNYDV; this comes from the coding sequence ATGAATTCATTTTATAAATTAAAAACCGTTAGGGTTCAGAAAGATACAACAGATGCCGTGAATGTAGCTGTTGAAATTCCTGATGAGCTGAAAGATAAATTCAGATTCAAGCAAGGCCAGTATCTTAACTTTAAAATGATGATTGACGGTAATGAAGAGCGTCGTTCATATTCAATCTGTAATGCTCCAAGTGAAAAAAGTAACACGCTGGAAGTTTTGGTTAAACTTTTAGAAAACGGAAAAGTTTCAGGTTATTTCAACGAACATCTTCATATGGATGAAATTCTTGAAGTAATGCCTCCAATGGGCGGTTTCAATACGTCTTATCACCCGACAAACGTGAAAACTTACGTTGGTTTGGCTGCAGGAAGCGGAATTTCTCCAGTTTTATCGAATATTAAAGAAAGTCTTTATCAGGAGCCGAATTCAAATGCTTATTTGTTCTACAGCAACAGAAGCATGAGTCAGGTGATGAAAAAGGCTGAAATCGATAAGTTGGTAGAAACTTTTAACGGAAGACTGAAAGTTGTTTATTTGGTAAGTCGTGAAGCACATGCAGACCCAATTTTTGAAGGTAGAATTTCTCCTGAAAAGCTAGACCATCTTTTTGAAAGATATGCAGATATCGATGTAAAAGAATCTACTTTCTTTATTTGTGGACCTTCAGAAATGATTAAAGGAATTGCTGATTATTTAAAGAAAGATAAAAAAGTTCCTGCCATTCAGGTTTTGTTTGAATATTTCTCGGCTCCGGATGAAGAAGATACTGCGGAAATGAGCGATGAATTCAAAGCGATTGCCAATATAGAAAGTATGGTAACGGTAATCATTGATGATGATGAGTATTCTTTCCATTTGAATTCTAAAAAAGAAAGTATCTTAGATAAAGCATTGAAAGACAATCTTCCAGTACCTTTTGCTTGCAAAGGAGGAGTTTGTTGTACGTGTAAAGCGGAAGTTCTCGAAGGAGAAGTTTTCATGGAGAAAAACTACGCGCTTACGGAAGAAGAAGTAGCCAGAGGCTTCGTTCTTACTTGTCAGTGTCACCCAACAACGAATGTGGTGATGCTAAATTATGATGTTTAA
- a CDS encoding carboxylesterase family protein, which translates to MGTNQTKGTHTFYTSFGRIIAFRENGILKAKNIRYAYSERFKKPIAVQPSLGEIMFPEKTPACPQNISPLLEKMIGKTNLDNFEVDESPQFISVFRPENCAENEKLSVIVWIHGGSYEIGCGDIPTADPTDWVKEQNVIVVTVSYRLGIFGFLGGNEEKPANLGLFDLIEALKWIKNNIESFGGDSENITLFGQSSGGDLIAHLLLSDGIENLFKRVIIHSAPLGLRKNRQKMVTEFLKNTQIFNDKSDILEIIENYKNLAPSFLKYGLKAAMPFGPQYGFPPLCNEWEAEEKWKEKAKKIDVLIGLNDEETSFYLKTSDTINKYFPVKVLNRAIRTTTEIIYGKPAEDFAKDFARAGGNLYLFRIYPRFMVSNYFLGAHAIDLPFIFGNESAWKNAGILKNIPWKYMDENGKKLRKLWTEFANTGKISDDSERPEILEVFKV; encoded by the coding sequence ATGGGCACAAATCAAACTAAGGGTACACATACTTTTTACACTTCTTTTGGAAGAATTATTGCTTTCAGAGAAAACGGAATTTTAAAAGCTAAAAATATCCGTTATGCATATTCTGAAAGATTTAAAAAACCGATTGCTGTACAGCCGTCGCTTGGTGAAATTATGTTTCCTGAGAAAACACCTGCTTGTCCGCAAAATATAAGTCCGCTTTTAGAAAAAATGATTGGTAAGACCAATTTAGATAATTTTGAAGTGGATGAATCACCTCAATTTATTTCAGTTTTCAGACCAGAAAATTGTGCAGAAAACGAAAAGTTATCTGTCATTGTTTGGATTCATGGCGGCTCTTACGAAATTGGCTGTGGTGATATCCCTACTGCTGATCCCACCGATTGGGTAAAAGAGCAAAATGTTATCGTTGTAACGGTTTCTTACCGCTTAGGAATTTTTGGATTTCTAGGTGGAAACGAAGAAAAACCTGCTAACTTAGGCTTGTTTGATTTGATTGAAGCTCTGAAATGGATTAAAAATAATATCGAATCTTTTGGTGGAGATTCAGAAAATATTACCCTTTTTGGACAGTCTTCAGGTGGAGATCTCATCGCCCATCTTCTTCTTTCAGACGGAATCGAAAATTTATTCAAAAGAGTAATTATTCACAGTGCTCCTTTGGGTTTAAGGAAAAACCGACAAAAAATGGTTACTGAATTTTTGAAAAATACTCAGATTTTTAATGATAAGTCGGATATTTTAGAAATCATTGAAAACTATAAAAATCTTGCTCCTTCTTTTTTGAAATACGGATTAAAAGCAGCAATGCCTTTCGGGCCGCAATATGGTTTTCCTCCTTTGTGTAATGAATGGGAAGCCGAAGAAAAATGGAAAGAAAAAGCAAAAAAAATTGATGTTTTAATAGGTTTAAATGATGAAGAAACGTCTTTCTATCTAAAAACTTCAGATACGATAAATAAATATTTTCCCGTAAAGGTTTTAAATAGAGCAATTCGTACGACTACAGAAATTATTTATGGAAAACCGGCAGAAGATTTTGCGAAAGACTTTGCCCGTGCTGGTGGAAATTTATATTTATTTAGAATTTATCCACGTTTTATGGTTTCAAATTATTTTTTAGGAGCTCATGCGATTGATTTGCCTTTTATTTTTGGGAATGAATCTGCCTGGAAAAATGCCGGAATTTTAAAAAATATTCCCTGGAAATATATGGATGAAAACGGAAAAAAACTAAGAAAACTCTGGACTGAATTTGCCAATACCGGAAAGATCTCTGATGATTCTGAGAGACCTGAAATACTTGAAGTTTTTAAAGTGTAA